One Verrucomicrobiota bacterium genomic window carries:
- the kbl gene encoding glycine C-acetyltransferase produces MLNGFSDHLTRQLADIERQGLLKRERTLASRQGPWVQTAGGRDVLNFCSNNYLGLADHPEVIQAAREALDRWGFGLASVRFICGTQEIHRELEAALTRFHGTEDSILYGSCFDANGGLFETLLAPDDAVISDELNHASIIDGIRLCKATRYRYRHNDMDDLEARLREAQSARYRLIATDGVFSMDGTIANLRAICDLAERYGAMVMIDECHAAGFLGKTGRGTPEYCGVGDRVDIITGTLGKALGGGSGGYLTGRKLIVELLRQRSRPYLFSNSVTPSVIAGSLKAIEIASRSTELRDRLERNTRWFRAALARRGLTIKPGEHPIVPVMIGDAALSQKTADRLLERGLYVIGFFYPVVPHGTARIRTQVSAAHSDADLEFAVEQFAAVRDELGGF; encoded by the coding sequence ATGCTGAATGGATTTTCCGATCACCTGACGCGGCAGCTTGCCGACATCGAACGGCAGGGTCTGCTGAAACGCGAACGCACCCTCGCATCGCGGCAAGGGCCATGGGTCCAAACGGCCGGCGGGCGCGACGTGCTGAACTTCTGCTCCAATAACTATCTCGGACTGGCCGATCATCCCGAAGTCATCCAGGCCGCGCGTGAGGCACTGGATCGCTGGGGATTCGGCCTGGCCTCCGTCCGGTTCATCTGCGGCACCCAGGAGATCCACCGGGAACTTGAAGCGGCGCTCACCCGGTTCCATGGCACGGAAGACAGCATCCTGTACGGCAGTTGTTTCGACGCGAACGGCGGCCTGTTTGAGACTTTGCTCGCGCCCGATGACGCCGTGATCAGCGATGAGCTGAACCATGCTTCCATCATAGACGGCATCCGCCTCTGCAAAGCCACCCGGTACCGGTACCGCCACAACGACATGGATGATCTTGAAGCCAGGCTGCGGGAGGCGCAGTCCGCGCGCTACCGTCTGATCGCCACCGACGGCGTGTTTTCCATGGACGGCACGATTGCCAACCTGCGCGCCATCTGCGACCTCGCGGAGCGGTACGGCGCCATGGTGATGATCGACGAGTGTCATGCGGCCGGCTTTCTCGGCAAAACCGGCCGCGGCACACCCGAATACTGCGGGGTGGGCGACCGGGTCGACATCATCACCGGCACCCTCGGCAAGGCGCTCGGAGGCGGCAGCGGCGGGTACCTGACCGGGCGCAAACTGATCGTTGAGCTCCTACGGCAGCGCTCGCGCCCATACCTCTTCTCCAATAGCGTCACTCCCAGCGTCATCGCAGGTTCATTAAAGGCGATCGAAATTGCGTCCCGTTCCACCGAGTTGCGCGACCGGCTGGAGCGCAACACGCGGTGGTTCCGGGCTGCCCTGGCCCGGCGCGGTCTCACCATCAAGCCCGGCGAGCACCCGATCGTTCCCGTCATGATCGGTGACGCCGCCCTGTCGCAGAAAACCGCCGACCGCCTTCTCGAACGCGGCTTGTACGTGATCGGCTTCTTTTATCCGGTGGTGCCGCACGGAACCGCCCGAATCCGTACCCAGGTGTCGGCTGCCCATTCGGATGCAGACCTCGAGTTCGCAGTCGAGCAGTTCGCCGCCGTCCGCGACGAGTTAGGCGGCTTCTGA